One Megasphaera elsdenii DSM 20460 genomic window carries:
- a CDS encoding phosphoglucomutase gives MAVHELAGTKVRKEDYIDLNAIAAAYHSTHPDVTDPHQQVRFGTSGHRGQAGNGSFTEDHVAAITQAVCNFRKQFGAEGPLFVGEDTHYLSKLAYETVLSVLAANGVTAYVDNEGDFVPTPSVSRAILRYNRRREERLADGLIITPSHNPPEHGGIKYNPITGGPAGSDITKAIETEANRLLAGHNQDVRMMAYDQAKDSAFVVPYDYKGLYVAELESIIDMDAIRDAKLRILVNALGGSGMNYWHQISDVYRLDLDFVNDTYDPQFTFMNYDHDGKVRMDCSSAYVMSAVTGQAADYNLILANDPDYDRFGIVSGAEGMISANAFLTVAAHYLMTHRNFEGLGIAKTVVTTDMLARAAKLLDIPLYEVPVGFKYFGPLYTEGKIAFSGEESAGGSFIAKDRSVWTTDKDGMIMCLLAAEIRAVTGKSPIEYYNDLCEKLGRPYTMRSDAPATLEEKDKISALTEDDVTEKTLCGSPITAVLSKSPYGDFAIGGVKITTDDGWVAARPSGTEDLYKLYAESFVSPDQAGKLLEEGKALISKALNK, from the coding sequence ATGGCAGTACATGAATTGGCAGGTACTAAAGTAAGAAAAGAAGACTACATTGATTTGAACGCCATCGCTGCGGCATATCATTCGACGCATCCCGATGTGACGGATCCTCATCAGCAGGTCCGCTTCGGCACGTCAGGCCATCGCGGCCAGGCCGGCAACGGCAGCTTTACCGAGGACCACGTGGCGGCCATTACCCAGGCCGTCTGCAACTTCCGCAAACAGTTTGGCGCGGAAGGGCCCCTGTTCGTCGGCGAAGACACCCATTATTTATCGAAACTGGCTTATGAAACGGTCTTGTCCGTCCTGGCAGCCAACGGTGTCACGGCTTACGTCGATAACGAAGGTGATTTCGTACCGACGCCGTCGGTATCGCGGGCCATCCTGCGCTACAACCGCCGTCGCGAAGAACGCCTGGCCGACGGCTTGATCATCACGCCATCCCATAATCCTCCGGAACACGGCGGTATCAAGTATAACCCCATTACCGGCGGGCCGGCCGGCTCGGACATCACCAAGGCCATCGAAACGGAAGCCAACCGCCTCCTGGCAGGCCATAACCAGGACGTCAGGATGATGGCCTATGACCAGGCCAAAGACAGCGCGTTCGTCGTCCCTTACGACTACAAGGGCCTTTACGTGGCGGAACTGGAATCCATCATCGACATGGACGCCATCCGCGATGCCAAGCTGCGCATCCTGGTCAATGCCCTGGGCGGGTCGGGCATGAATTACTGGCACCAGATTTCCGATGTGTATCGTCTCGACCTGGACTTCGTCAACGATACGTATGATCCGCAGTTCACGTTCATGAATTACGACCACGACGGCAAGGTCCGCATGGACTGCTCATCGGCCTATGTCATGTCGGCCGTTACCGGCCAGGCCGCCGATTACAACCTCATCCTGGCCAATGACCCGGACTACGACCGCTTCGGTATCGTTTCCGGCGCGGAAGGCATGATCTCGGCCAATGCCTTCCTGACCGTCGCCGCTCATTACCTCATGACCCACCGCAATTTCGAAGGCCTGGGCATCGCCAAGACCGTCGTCACGACGGATATGCTGGCCCGGGCAGCCAAGCTCCTCGATATCCCCCTCTATGAAGTACCGGTAGGCTTCAAGTATTTCGGCCCCCTCTACACGGAAGGCAAGATCGCCTTTTCCGGCGAAGAAAGTGCCGGCGGCTCCTTCATCGCTAAGGACCGCAGTGTCTGGACGACCGACAAGGACGGCATGATCATGTGCCTCTTGGCTGCGGAAATCCGCGCCGTTACGGGCAAGTCGCCCATCGAATATTACAACGACCTCTGCGAAAAACTGGGTCGGCCCTATACCATGCGCAGCGATGCGCCGGCAACGCTGGAAGAAAAAGATAAGATCAGCGCCCTTACGGAAGACGACGTCACGGAAAAGACCTTGTGCGGCAGCCCGATTACGGCGGTCCTCTCCAAGTCTCCCTACGGTGATTTCGCCATTGGCGGCGTCAAGATTACGACCGATGACGGCTGGGTCGCCGCCCGCCCGTCCGGCACGGAAGACCTGTACAAATTGTATGCCGAAAGCTTCGTCTCGCCAGACCAGGCCGGAAAGCTCCTGGAAGAAGGCAAGGCCCTCATCAGCAAGGCCCTGAATAAATAG
- a CDS encoding ACT domain-containing protein, translated as MKVVITVVGVDRTGIIAAVSQIMAENKVNILTINQVILDGIFNMAMIVDMDNSDITLDTLQDLLKQKGDALGVEIRAQNQAIFDAMHRVG; from the coding sequence GTGAAAGTTGTAATCACCGTAGTTGGCGTGGACCGTACCGGTATCATCGCCGCCGTCAGCCAGATCATGGCAGAAAATAAAGTCAATATCCTTACGATCAATCAGGTCATTTTGGATGGCATTTTTAACATGGCCATGATCGTCGACATGGACAATTCCGACATCACCTTAGATACCTTGCAGGATTTGCTCAAACAGAAGGGCGATGCCCTGGGCGTTGAAATCCGGGCGCAGAACCAGGCTATTTTTGACGCAATGCATCGTGTAGGCTAA